Proteins encoded together in one Antennarius striatus isolate MH-2024 chromosome 13, ASM4005453v1, whole genome shotgun sequence window:
- the LOC137606445 gene encoding uncharacterized protein isoform X1 has translation MANKGKASASGIGNKHKSSDDNGSGKKQKSSDDNGSGKKQNGSKDSGCRKKRQAISMETKVAIIKKLDSGEKMANVARAYGLNRSTIGTIYKGKDRIMKHVKNVVPMASTIISKKRGQCLERMEKLLVMWVEHERQRRMPLSLKLIQEKAISLFTDLKAKTGEEAADEMFVASRGWFARFKQRSEMHNIKLSGEGANLKGLIDAQQILNDETGLFEKKMPMRTYISREENNVLQLNLEDDFETIFESHLDELTNEDLLALEEVQRRQEQQEETKEETLPVKKFETKLLEAAFLKIEEGLALLEGQDPNVERFSKVSRSIHEALQCYRFIYDENRKATETSLDRTFKTRSSTTATRSSAMPSAPSTTASTSAPIHEHASSEESTEVISSESSDYEISDDTSTSDRQLRTTCSSTGSSFTLWIWSSSAAGPHGEVIENGRETQKDRLPFRAFIPQAVSKEKI, from the exons ATGGCTAATAAAGGAAAGGCTAGTGCTAGTGGTATTGGCAACAAGCACAAGTCAAGTGATGATAATGGTAGTGGCAAGAAGCAAAAGTCAAGTGATGATAATGGCAGTGGCAAGAAGCAAAACGGAAGTAAAGATAGTGGTTGTCGTAAGAAACGGCAGGCAATTTCCATGGAAACGAAGGTTGCTATTATCAAAAAGTTGGACAGTGGTGAGAAGATGGCTAATGTGGCACGTGCTTACGGTCTGAATCGATCGACGATCGGAACAATTTACAAAGGAAAAGACCGCATCATGAAACATGTGAAGAATGTCGTGCCAATGGCTTCGACAATTATATCCAAGAAAAGAGGGCAGTGCttggagaggatggagaaacTCCTGGTCATGTGGGTCGAACATGAGAGACAAAGACGCATGCCTCTTTCTCTAAAGTTGATTCAAGAGAAGGCCATAAGCCTTTTCACAGATTTAAAGGCTAAGACTGGAGAGGAGGCTGCTGACGAAATGTTTGTAGCCAGCCGTGGTTGGTTTGCTAGATTCAAACAACGTTCAGAGATGCACAATATCAAGCTAAGTGGTGAGGGTGCCAACCTGAAAGGACTCATTGATGCCCAGCAGATCCTCAATGATGAAACCGGACTCTTTGAGAAGAAGATGCCGATGCGAACCTACATCAGTCGAGAGGAGAACAACGTGCTACAACTCAACTTAGAGGACGATTTTGAGACGATTTTTGAGTCGCACTTGGACGAGCTAACTAACGAAGACCTGCTGGCGTTGGAAGAGGTGCAGCGTCGACAGGAGCAGCAAgaggagaccaaagaggagacaCTTCCTGTGAAGAAGTTCGAAACCAAGTTGCTTGAAGCTGCATTTTTGAAGATCGAAGAAGGGTTGGCACTGTTGGAGGGTCAAGACCCGAACGTTGAAAGGTTTTCAAAAGTGTCGAGAAGCATTCACGAGGCTCTACAGTGCTATCGCTTCATCTACGATGAGAACAGGAAGGCCACTGAGACGTCTTTGGACCGTACCTTCAAAACTAGGTCTTCGACCACAGCCACCAGATCCTCTGCGATGCCGTCTGCACCCTCGACAACAGCTTCCACCTCAGCACCCATACATGAACATGCATCCTCAGAGGAATCCACAGAAGTTATCTCCTCAGAAAGCTCCGACTATGAAATCTCTGATGACACCTCTACCTCTGACCGACA gttgaggactacctgtagtaGCACAGGTTCATCTTTCACTTTATGGATATGGTCATCGTCAGCAGCTGGTCCTCACGGCGAAGTGATTGAGAATGGACGGGAGACGCAGAAGGACAGGCTTCCTTTCAGGGCTTTTATCCCGCAGGCTGTCAGCAAGGAGAAGATCTAG
- the LOC137606445 gene encoding jerky protein homolog-like isoform X2 — translation MANKGKASASGIGNKHKSSDDNGSGKKQKSSDDNGSGKKQNGSKDSGCRKKRQAISMETKVAIIKKLDSGEKMANVARAYGLNRSTIGTIYKGKDRIMKHVKNVVPMASTIISKKRGQCLERMEKLLVMWVEHERQRRMPLSLKLIQEKAISLFTDLKAKTGEEAADEMFVASRGWFARFKQRSEMHNIKLSGEGANLKGLIDAQQILNDETGLFEKKMPMRTYISREENNVLQLNLEDDFETIFESHLDELTNEDLLALEEVQRRQEQQEETKEETLPVKKFETKLLEAAFLKIEEGLALLEGQDPNVERFSKVSRSIHEALQCYRFIYDENRKATETSLDRTFKTRSSTTATRSSAMPSAPSTTASTSAPIHEHASSEESTEVISSESSDYEISDDTSTSDRQ, via the coding sequence ATGGCTAATAAAGGAAAGGCTAGTGCTAGTGGTATTGGCAACAAGCACAAGTCAAGTGATGATAATGGTAGTGGCAAGAAGCAAAAGTCAAGTGATGATAATGGCAGTGGCAAGAAGCAAAACGGAAGTAAAGATAGTGGTTGTCGTAAGAAACGGCAGGCAATTTCCATGGAAACGAAGGTTGCTATTATCAAAAAGTTGGACAGTGGTGAGAAGATGGCTAATGTGGCACGTGCTTACGGTCTGAATCGATCGACGATCGGAACAATTTACAAAGGAAAAGACCGCATCATGAAACATGTGAAGAATGTCGTGCCAATGGCTTCGACAATTATATCCAAGAAAAGAGGGCAGTGCttggagaggatggagaaacTCCTGGTCATGTGGGTCGAACATGAGAGACAAAGACGCATGCCTCTTTCTCTAAAGTTGATTCAAGAGAAGGCCATAAGCCTTTTCACAGATTTAAAGGCTAAGACTGGAGAGGAGGCTGCTGACGAAATGTTTGTAGCCAGCCGTGGTTGGTTTGCTAGATTCAAACAACGTTCAGAGATGCACAATATCAAGCTAAGTGGTGAGGGTGCCAACCTGAAAGGACTCATTGATGCCCAGCAGATCCTCAATGATGAAACCGGACTCTTTGAGAAGAAGATGCCGATGCGAACCTACATCAGTCGAGAGGAGAACAACGTGCTACAACTCAACTTAGAGGACGATTTTGAGACGATTTTTGAGTCGCACTTGGACGAGCTAACTAACGAAGACCTGCTGGCGTTGGAAGAGGTGCAGCGTCGACAGGAGCAGCAAgaggagaccaaagaggagacaCTTCCTGTGAAGAAGTTCGAAACCAAGTTGCTTGAAGCTGCATTTTTGAAGATCGAAGAAGGGTTGGCACTGTTGGAGGGTCAAGACCCGAACGTTGAAAGGTTTTCAAAAGTGTCGAGAAGCATTCACGAGGCTCTACAGTGCTATCGCTTCATCTACGATGAGAACAGGAAGGCCACTGAGACGTCTTTGGACCGTACCTTCAAAACTAGGTCTTCGACCACAGCCACCAGATCCTCTGCGATGCCGTCTGCACCCTCGACAACAGCTTCCACCTCAGCACCCATACATGAACATGCATCCTCAGAGGAATCCACAGAAGTTATCTCCTCAGAAAGCTCCGACTATGAAATCTCTGATGACACCTCTACCTCTGACCGACAGTAA